One Elgaria multicarinata webbii isolate HBS135686 ecotype San Diego chromosome 6, rElgMul1.1.pri, whole genome shotgun sequence DNA segment encodes these proteins:
- the NUP155 gene encoding nuclear pore complex protein Nup155, with the protein MPVALSPAAVPGLQEALENAGRIIDRQIQDDRCYPDLSELLSVPAPGSPSVSGMSDMDYPLQGPGLLLIPSLPEISSIRRVPLPPELVEQFGHMQCNCMMGVFPEISRAWLTIDSDIFMWNYEDGGDLAYFDGLSETILAVGLVKPKAGIFQPHIRHLLVLATPVDIVILGLSYATLQAGSGSLNDSMSGGMQLLPDPLYSLPTDNTYLLAITSTENGRIFLAGKDGCLYEVAYQAEAGWFSQRCRKINHSKSTLSFLVPSLLQFTFSEDDPIVQIAIDNSRNILYTRSEKGVIQVYDLGPDGQGMMRIASVSQNAIVSAAGKIARTIDRSVFKPIVQIAVIENSESIDCQLLAITHAGVRMYFSVSPFRHPFARPSTLTLIHIRLPPGFSAASNVEKPSKVHRALYSKGVLLMAASENEDNDILWCINHDSFPFQKPMMETQTKTPVDGHSWALSAIDEQKVQRIITPLNKDLIPITDYPVVVQQHTLPPKKFVLLSAQGSFMFHKLRPVDQLRHLFVCNAGGDGEDIERFFKLHPEEQACATCLILACSAAACDREVSGWATRAFFRYGGEAQMRFPSLMPPPSNVGSVLGSPVLPGSPMHAGSPYPNPSFLATPAQGLQPPAMSTPVFASGSYMPQHGASVSGMMCPEIVFSGKHNGICLYFSRIIGNIWDGSIVVERVFKSGNREVVAVESSVPPQVLESVLQELKGLQDFLDRNSQFGVGSLRNHSFTTPASLQQRLLGVMKSDGGSSQQMQQELQRKFHAEAQLTEKASLQGIQQLVRKTCQALALWKLLCEHQFNVVVGELQKEFQDHLKVTTFRDLVIRDKELTGALIASLINCYIRDHAAVDGISSHLQDICPLLYSTDDAICSKANELLQRSRQVQNKSEKEKMLRESLKEYQKISTQVDLANVCIQYRQVRFYEGVVELSLTAAEKKDPQGLGLHYYKNAEPEEDVTGCQAFQERLNSYKCITDTLQELVNQSKAAPQSPSVPKKPGPPVLSSDPNMLSNEEAGLHFEHMLKLAQRSTDELFSIALYNWLVQADLSDKLLQINSPFLEPYLARMAKVDQNKVRYMDLLWRFFEKNRSFSNAARVLAKLADMHSTEISLQQRLEYIARAILSAKSSTAISPIAADGEFLHELEEKMEVARIQFQIQEALHHQCSHHATVQDAISQLDSELMEISKLYGEFADPFKLSECKLAIIHCAGHSDPILVQTLWQEIIEKALSDTVTLSAPDRMQALSLKLVMLGKIYAGTPRYFPLDFLVQHLEQQVCSLNWDVGFVTYTMQEIGVPLPRLLEVYDQLFKARDPYWSKMKKPLHLLECIHVLLSGYVQDPNKVLAFERRRFTNICLDAVSCYLVELQSISPTLAVQTITGNFKSLQAKLERLH; encoded by the exons GTAGCCCCTCAGTTTCTGGAATGTCAGATATGGATTATCCGTTACAGGGACCTGGTCTTCTTTTGATTCCCAGTCTTCCAGAAATAAGCTCAATTCGAAGAGTTCCTTTACCCCCTGAACTGGTTGAGCAATTTGGAC ATATGCAATGCAATTGTATGATGGGAGTTTTTCCTGAGATTAGTAGAGCGTGGCTGACCATTGACAGTGACATTTTTATGTGGAACTATGAAGATGG AGGGGACCTGGCTTATTTTGATGGTCTCAGCGAAACGATTCTCGCTGTGGGCCTCGTGAAACCAAAAGCAG GTATCTTTCAGCCACATATACGGCACCTGCTGGTTTTGGCTACTCCTGTGGATATAGTAATTCTAGGACTCAGTTATGCTACCTTGCAAGCAG gtTCTGGTTCCCTCAATGATAGTATGTCCGGtggaatgcagcttcttccagatCCCCTGTACTCACTACCTACTGATAACACCTATCTACTGGCTATAACCTCTACTGAAAATGGGCGTATATTTTTGGCTGGCAAAGATGGTTGTTTGTACGAAGTCGCTTACCAG GCTGAGGCAGGCTGGTTCAGCCAGCGTTGTAGGAAGATCAATCATTCAAAAAGCACCCTTTCTTTCCTTGTTCCATCGTTGCTTCAGTTCACGTTCTCAGAAGATG ATCCCATTGTTCAAATTGCCATTGACAACTCCCGAAATATCTTATACACACGTTCTGAGAAAGGTGTGATACAG GTTTATGATTTAGGTCCAGATGGTCAAGGGATGATGAGGATTGCTTCTGTTTCCCAGAATGCTATTGTGTCTGCAGCTGGAAAAATTGCCAG GACAATAGACCGTTCTGTGTTTAAGCCTATTGTTCAGATAGCAGTGATTGAAAATTCTGAATCTATAGATTGCCAGTTATTGGCAATTACTCATGCAG GTGTACGAATGTATTTTAGTGTATCCCCATTTAGGCATCCTTTTGCTCGTCCTTCAACGTTAACGTTGATTCACATCCGCCTGCCCCCAGGATTTTCTGCTGCTTCTAATGTGGAAAAGCCATCTAAAGTGCATCGAGCTCTTTATAGCAAAG gtGTTCTGCTAATGGCTGCTTCAGAAAATGAGGATAATGATATCCTGTGGTGTATTAATCATGATTCGTTCCCTTTCCAGAAGCCAATGATGGAAACACAG ACAAAGACACCTGTTGATGGACATTCTTGGGCTCTTTCGGCAATAGATGAACAGAAAGTTCAGAGGATTATAACACCTTTAAATAAAGATCTAATTCCGATAACTGACTATCCTGTAGTTGTGCAGCAACATACGTTACCACCAAAGAaatttgtactcctttcggcacag gGGAGTTTTATGTTTCATAAACTTAGGCCAGTAGATCAGCTGCGGCATCTTTTTGTGTGCAATGCAGGAGGCGATGGAGAAGATATTGAAAGATTTTTCAAATTGCATCCG GAAGAGCAGGCTTGTGCGACTTGCCTAATCCTtgcctgctctgctgctgcttgtGACCGAGAAGTATCAGGATGGGCTACTCGAGCATTTTTCAG ATATGGTGGTGAAGCACAGATGCGGTTTCCGTCTCTCATGCCTCCTCCAAGTAATGTAGGATCTGTATTGGGCTCTCCTGTTTTACCTG GTTCCCCTATGCATGCTGGAAGCCCTTACCCTAATCCAAGCTTTTTGGCAACACCAGCACAAG GTTTACAGCCTCCTGCTATGTCAACTCCAGTATTTGCTTCAGGCAGTTACATGCCTCAGCATGGTGCTTCGGTTAGTGGCATGATGTGTCCTGAGATAGTATTTTCTGGAAAGCACAATGGCATCTGCTTATATTTCTCTCGAATTATAGG AAACATTTGGGATGGAAGTATAGTGGTGGAGAGAGTTTTCAAGAGTGGCAATCGAGAAGTTGTAGCT GTCGAAAGCAGTGTTCCTCCACAAGTTTTAGAATCTGTACTACAAGAATTAAAAGGCCTACAGGATTTTTTGGATAGGAATTCGCAGTTTGGAGTAGGATCTCTTAGAAATCACAG TTTCACCACTCCAGCTAGTTTGCAGCAACGGTTACTTGGAGTCATGAAGTCCGATGGTGGAAGTTCTCAGCAAATGCAACAAGAGCTCCAGAGGAAGTTTCATG CAGAGGCACAATTAACTGAGAAAGCCTCCCTACAAGGCATCCAGCAGCTTGTTCGTAAAACCTGCCAGGCTTTGGCATTGTGGAAGCTTCTTTGCGAGCATCAATTCAATGTTGTTGTTGGTGAGCTTCAGAAG GAATTTCAAGATCATCTAAAGGTTACTACTTTCAGAGACTTGGTGATTAGAGACAAAGAGCTAACTGGGGCCCTCATTGCTTCCCTCATCAACTGTTACATCAGAGATCATGCCGCGGTTGATGGCATCAGTTCCCATTTACAAGACATCTGTCCGCTGCTCTACAGCACAGATGATGCTATCTGTTCCAAG GCAAATGAATTACTTCAGAGGTCCCGACAAGTTCAGAACAAATCTGAAAAGGAGAAGATGCTAAGAGAGTCACTGAAAGAATATCAAAAGATTAGCACACAGGTGGACCTTGCAAACGTTTGTATACAATATAGGCAAG TGCGTTTCTATGAGGGTGTGGTAGAACTTTCTCTCACTGCTGCAGAGAAAAAGGATCCCCAGGGTCTTGGACTCCATTATTACAAAAATGCAGAACCGGAAGAAGATGTTACTGGGTGTCAAGCTTTCCAAGAGAG ATTAAACAGCTATAAGTGCATCACGGACACTCTTCAGGAGCTAGTCAATCAAAGTAAAGCTGCTCCTCAGTCTCCCAGCGTGCCCAAAAAACCCGGTCCTCCTGTGTTGTCCTCTGATCCCAATATGCTGAGCAATGAAGAAGCAGGACTTCAT TTTGAACACATGCTTAAATTGGCTCAGCGTTCCACAGATGAACTTTTTAGCATTGCTCTTTACAACTGGTTGGTCCAAGCTGATCTCTCAGATAAACTGCTTCAG ATAAACTCTCCCTTTTTGGAACCATATCTGGCACGTATGGCCAAAGTCGATCAAAACAAAGTTCGTTACATGGATCTGCTGTGGAGGTTTTTTGAGAAAAATAGAAGTTTTAGTAATGCAGCCAGAGTGCTAGCAAAATTAGCAGACATGCACAG CACTGAGATTTCACTTCAGCAACGTCTTGAATATATTGCACGTGCCATTTTGAGTGCCAAGAGTTCCACAGCCATATCACCAATAGCTGCAGATGGTGAATTTTTACATGAACTGGAAGAGAAAATGGAA GTTGCGAGGATACAGTTTCAAATACAGGAAGCATTACACCATCAGTGTTCCCATCATGCTACGGTGCAAGATGCAATTTCCCAGCTGGATTCTGAGTTGATGGAAATTAGCAAG ctttatGGGGAATTTGCCGACCCATTCAAACTCTCTGAGTGCAAGCTGGCGATTATACATTGTGCTGGTCATTCAGACCCCATCTTAGTGCAGACCCTGTGGCAAGAAATAATTGAAAAAG CACTGAGTGATACTGTGACTCTGAGTGCTCCTGATAGGATGCAGGCTCTTAGCCTGAAGTTGGTAATGCTTGGAAAAATCTATGCTGGGACACCTCGCTATTTTCCTTTAG ATTTCTTAGTGCAGCATCTAGAACAGCAAGTTTGCTCCCTGAACTGGGATGTGGGATTTGTAACTTATACAATGCAAGAAATTGGTGTGCCATTACCGAGGCTTCTTGAAGTATATGATCAGCTATTCAAAGCACGG GACCCATACTGGAGCAAAATGAAGAAGCCTTTGCACCTTTTGGAATGTATTCATGTATTATTATCAGGATATGTGCAAGACCCGAACAAAGTGCTTGCCTTTGAGAG aCGGCGATTCACAAATATTTGCTTGGATGCTGTCAGCTGTTACCTTGTTGAACTGCAGTCCATAAGTCCAACGCTAGCTGTTCAGACGATCACAGGGAACTTTAAATCTCTACAGGCTAAACTAGAGCGACTTCATTGA